Proteins co-encoded in one Seriola aureovittata isolate HTS-2021-v1 ecotype China chromosome 1, ASM2101889v1, whole genome shotgun sequence genomic window:
- the cdc42se2 gene encoding CDC42 small effector protein 2 yields the protein MTEFWVCFSCCIAEQPQPKRRRRIDRSMIGEPTNFVHTTHVGSGDMGLGLASVDLVQAQMKSKGGYAHGGSEGSQL from the exons ATGACTGAGTTCTGggtttgtttcagctgctgcattGCAGAGCAGCCACAACCT AAACGGCGGCGACGGATCGATCGTTCCATGATCGGAGAGCCAACAAACTTTGTTCACACCACACATGTAGGCTCAGGGGACATGGGCCTAGGATTGGCATCA GTGGACCTTGTTCAGGCCCAGATGAAATCTAAAGGGGGCTATGCGCATGGAGGATCTGAAGGTTCTCAGTTGTAA
- the nip7 gene encoding 60S ribosome subunit biogenesis protein NIP7 homolog produces MRPLTDEETKIMFEKLSKYIGENIKLLVDRPDGTYCFRLHSDRVYYMSEKILKLATNFSRDKLVSVGTCFGKFTKTSKFRLHITALDFLAPYAKFKVWVKPGAEQSFLYGNHVLKSGLGRITENTMQYQGVVVYSMSDMPLGFGVAAKSTQECRRMDPLSIVVFHQADVGEFIRNEDTLT; encoded by the exons ATGAGGCCATTAACAGATGAAGAGACGAAAATAATGTTCGAGAAGCTGTCGAAATA CATCggtgaaaacataaaactactAGTGGACCGGCCTGACGGTACCTACTGTTTCAGGCTCCACAGTGATCGTGTGTACTACATGAG tgaGAAAATTCTTAAACTGGCTACAAACTTTTCCCGGGACAAGCTCGTGTCAGTAGGAACATGTTTTGGAAAGTTCACAAAGACCAGCAAGTTCCGCCTGCACATCACAGCTCTGGATTTTCTGGCGCCCTATGCAAAG TTCAAGGTGTGGGTGAAGCCTGGAGCAGAGCAGTCTTTCCTCTACGGAAACCACGTGCTTAAGTCCGGGCTTGGGAGAATCACTGAGAACACTATGCAGTACCAAGGAGTTGTGGTCTATTCCATGTCTGACATGCCTCTG GGCTTTGGAGTGGCAGCCAAGTCTACACAGGAGTGCCGGCGAATGGACCCCCTGTCCATTGTCGTGTTCCACCAGGCTGATGTGGGAGAGTTCATTAGGAATGAAGACACGTTAACATAA